In the genome of Spirochaetia bacterium, one region contains:
- a CDS encoding adenine nucleotide alpha hydrolase, whose product MCDKLSYQSLIEGEMPNWVRRYIKQVGRTINTFDMVRDGETVLLSVSGGKDSLALALALSLRRKWLPIDYGIQALMINWIEHPVDEEAKDRLRAYFNALSIDFAIVDEPQYPTSFKGEFNCYLCSRNRRRILFQYAAEKGLSLIATGHHLDDLVETTLINTCFRGNFSTMQPIQEFFSSSLHIIRPMIEVHEQVLSRLAQAYDLPVVKPVCPFDQTNIRARLKPIVRSLAQIDKLTREHIFQSHTFTYRIPREK is encoded by the coding sequence ATGTGTGACAAATTATCCTATCAGTCCCTTATCGAAGGCGAAATGCCCAATTGGGTACGAAGGTATATCAAGCAGGTAGGAAGGACAATCAATACCTTTGATATGGTACGGGACGGTGAGACGGTACTCCTATCAGTCTCAGGTGGCAAGGATTCCTTGGCCTTGGCCTTGGCACTTTCCCTGAGACGCAAATGGCTTCCGATTGACTACGGCATCCAGGCCCTGATGATCAATTGGATCGAACATCCTGTCGATGAGGAGGCAAAGGATCGGCTACGGGCCTATTTCAATGCCTTGTCAATTGACTTTGCCATCGTAGATGAGCCACAGTATCCGACCTCATTCAAAGGAGAATTCAACTGTTACCTTTGTTCCAGGAACAGAAGAAGGATACTTTTCCAATATGCAGCAGAAAAGGGTCTTTCCCTCATAGCCACAGGCCATCACTTGGATGATTTGGTAGAAACTACCCTGATCAACACCTGCTTCAGAGGCAATTTTTCAACCATGCAGCCGATTCAGGAATTCTTTTCATCATCACTGCATATAATACGACCCATGATTGAAGTACATGAACAAGTCCTTTCCAGGCTTGCACAAGCCTATGATCTTCCTGTCGTCAAGCCCGTCTGCCCATTCGACCAGACGAACATACGTGCAAGATTGAAGCCAATTGTCAGGTCCCTTGCGCAGATTGACAAACTGACACGGGAACATATATTCCAATCCCATACGTTCACATACAGAATTCCTCGTGAAAAATAG
- a CDS encoding HD domain-containing protein → MNRTQANAALAALQNDYSLDIRDPLWPAIRLSKSLMAVLQTPQVQQLNLIKQLGPAYLVYPGAMHTRLCHSLGVYYLSWCIVTSLLTRGLGTFLTEEGIRDFLCASLLHDIGHFPYAHSLKELPLREHEKLATDLILQGNELTRALDQGGFNKERICAIIDKDRNTSDPQTLYFRSLLSGALDPDKLDYLTRDAYFTGVPYGKQDYSYIISHLTVTKDGKNALLFQAEGSLEQILFSKYQMYKAVYWHERVRSATSMIKKSLFTCLKDGTLEPEQLYALDDYSFYSLAQGKKQQLSNVLDVTFGKLLPCIMEHPYQKNGVLESHCKDIYRRDDLENALCDKLRKQHPELRRDQIIIDTAEPISFEADIPLVLSDGSTVSFSSHDALFSADVKARFISALRKTRIFAPSYIQKSEMEEALANV, encoded by the coding sequence ATGAACAGAACGCAAGCCAATGCTGCACTTGCAGCCTTGCAGAATGATTACTCACTTGATATCAGAGACCCTCTGTGGCCTGCAATCAGACTCAGCAAAAGCCTTATGGCCGTATTGCAGACCCCTCAGGTACAGCAATTGAACCTCATCAAGCAGCTAGGGCCTGCCTACCTTGTCTATCCTGGAGCCATGCATACCAGGCTCTGTCATAGCCTAGGAGTATACTATCTCTCATGGTGCATCGTCACTTCACTCCTCACAAGAGGACTGGGAACATTCCTTACAGAAGAGGGAATCAGGGATTTTCTCTGTGCATCGCTGTTGCATGATATCGGACATTTTCCATATGCCCATTCACTCAAGGAACTTCCCCTGAGGGAGCATGAGAAACTTGCAACAGACCTGATTCTCCAAGGCAATGAGCTGACCCGAGCCCTTGACCAAGGGGGATTCAATAAGGAGAGAATCTGCGCCATAATCGACAAAGACAGGAACACCAGTGATCCCCAGACCCTCTATTTCCGATCATTGCTTTCCGGTGCCCTTGACCCTGACAAATTGGATTATCTGACAAGGGATGCCTATTTCACCGGCGTACCCTACGGCAAGCAGGATTATTCCTACATCATATCGCATCTTACGGTTACCAAGGATGGAAAAAACGCACTTCTCTTCCAAGCCGAAGGGTCCTTGGAACAAATCCTTTTCTCAAAGTATCAGATGTACAAAGCCGTCTATTGGCACGAAAGAGTCCGTTCTGCAACGTCCATGATCAAAAAATCCCTGTTCACGTGCCTGAAAGACGGCACTTTGGAACCTGAACAGCTGTATGCTTTGGACGACTACTCATTCTATAGTCTTGCACAGGGGAAAAAACAACAGCTATCCAATGTCCTTGATGTTACTTTCGGCAAGTTGCTACCCTGCATCATGGAACATCCTTATCAGAAAAACGGAGTACTTGAAAGCCACTGCAAAGATATTTACAGACGTGATGATTTGGAAAATGCACTCTGTGACAAGTTGAGGAAACAGCATCCTGAACTACGCAGGGATCAAATCATCATCGATACAGCCGAACCGATTTCATTTGAAGCGGACATACCCTTGGTCCTTTCAGACGGCAGTACCGTGTCCTTCAGTTCCCATGATGCACTTTTCAGTGCAGATGTGAAAGCCAGATTCATCTCGGCTTTGAGAAAGACAAGGATCTTTGCACCTTCCTATATCCAGAAATCAGAAATGGAAGAGGCCCTGGCAAATGTGTGA
- a CDS encoding carbohydrate ABC transporter permease, whose product MTHRKRLGQEDRPWVHVVLVAACFFVCFPMLFAIIKATQTREGVITPSLALGGHLIDNIRTVWTQYDLGMYMRNSFFISLWVTAGKIVLSLLAATAIVFYDFRGKKVVFGLIIVTLMFPTEILILGLFQLVSNKGAPTLAALLQWMFNPKEFFLAPTKYGFGWGDTKLGVIFPFLASATGVFLFRQQFLTIPRSLVDSARMDGANSLQFLARILVPMSLNTIGALTVIQFVYVWDQYIWPRVVIRQNANQVIQVGLNSIISAGDSIMWNHVMAGAVLAMVPPLLVFALLYNAFMNGYALSSNK is encoded by the coding sequence ATGACGCATAGGAAACGCCTGGGGCAGGAGGACAGGCCGTGGGTGCACGTGGTGCTGGTCGCCGCATGCTTCTTCGTCTGCTTCCCCATGCTCTTCGCCATCATCAAGGCCACGCAGACCAGGGAGGGCGTCATCACCCCCTCGCTGGCGCTGGGCGGCCACCTCATCGACAACATACGCACCGTGTGGACCCAGTACGACCTGGGCATGTACATGCGCAACAGCTTCTTCATATCCCTGTGGGTCACGGCGGGCAAGATCGTCCTCTCCCTGCTGGCCGCCACCGCCATCGTCTTCTACGACTTCAGGGGCAAGAAGGTCGTCTTCGGCCTCATCATCGTCACCCTCATGTTCCCCACCGAGATCCTCATCCTGGGCCTCTTCCAGCTGGTGAGCAACAAGGGCGCCCCCACCCTGGCGGCACTGCTGCAGTGGATGTTCAACCCAAAGGAGTTCTTCCTCGCACCGACGAAGTACGGCTTCGGCTGGGGCGACACCAAGCTGGGCGTCATCTTCCCCTTCCTCGCCTCCGCCACCGGCGTCTTCCTCTTCAGGCAGCAGTTCCTCACCATCCCCAGGTCCCTGGTCGACTCGGCAAGGATGGACGGGGCAAACTCCCTCCAGTTCCTCGCCAGGATACTGGTGCCCATGAGCCTCAACACCATCGGCGCGCTCACCGTCATACAGTTCGTCTACGTCTGGGACCAGTACATCTGGCCCAGGGTCGTCATACGGCAGAACGCCAACCAGGTCATACAGGTCGGCCTCAACTCCATCATCAGCGCAGGCGACTCCATCATGTGGAACCATGTGATGGCCGGCGCCGTGCTGGCCATGGTCCCCCCGCTGCTGGTCTTCGCACTGCTCTACAACGCCTTCATGAACGGCTACGCACTCTCCTCAAACAAGTAG
- a CDS encoding sugar ABC transporter permease, whose translation MSQSDHEVFKKGSVAWLYLLPTLLILLVFIYYPAMKTVVLAFYRSNFFLGTRKFIGTRNFRNLFTGVLAPGFLQSFVQTIIYSILVLAIGIVLSQFLAIQANKDIRGARIYRILLIWPFALSPAVAGTVYSFMFNPEVGIVNDVLSRLFGIKPLWLSDPKLTFAVTIGAAVWKNLGYNIVFYLAALQNVSREPIEAAQIDGATGWKRFWHVLMPMLSPTTFFLAFTNLTYAFFDSFGIIDVMTKGAPVGTGAFGNVGVTTTLMYKVYVDGFGGSSDMGFAAAEGVILMALVLLMSYFQFGVFSRRVSYDA comes from the coding sequence ATGTCGCAGTCTGACCATGAGGTCTTCAAGAAGGGCTCGGTGGCGTGGCTCTACCTGCTGCCCACCCTGCTCATCCTGCTGGTGTTCATCTACTACCCGGCCATGAAGACGGTCGTGCTCGCCTTCTACAGGAGCAACTTCTTCCTGGGCACCAGGAAGTTCATCGGTACCCGGAACTTCAGGAACCTGTTCACCGGCGTGCTGGCACCCGGCTTCCTGCAGAGCTTCGTGCAGACCATCATCTACAGCATCCTGGTGCTGGCAATCGGCATCGTCCTGTCCCAGTTCCTGGCCATCCAGGCCAACAAGGACATCCGCGGGGCGAGGATCTACCGCATCCTGCTCATCTGGCCCTTCGCCCTTTCTCCTGCGGTGGCAGGCACCGTCTACAGCTTCATGTTCAACCCGGAGGTGGGCATCGTCAACGACGTGCTCTCCCGCCTGTTCGGCATAAAGCCCCTGTGGCTCAGCGACCCCAAGCTCACCTTCGCCGTGACCATAGGCGCCGCCGTGTGGAAGAACCTGGGCTACAACATCGTCTTCTACCTGGCCGCCCTGCAGAACGTCTCCAGGGAACCCATCGAGGCCGCACAGATCGACGGGGCCACCGGATGGAAGAGGTTCTGGCACGTGCTCATGCCCATGCTCAGCCCCACCACCTTCTTCCTGGCCTTCACCAACCTCACCTACGCCTTCTTCGACTCCTTCGGCATCATCGACGTGATGACCAAGGGTGCGCCGGTGGGCACCGGCGCCTTCGGCAACGTGGGCGTGACCACCACGCTGATGTACAAGGTCTACGTCGACGGATTCGGGGGCAGCAGCGACATGGGCTTCGCCGCAGCCGAGGGCGTCATCCTCATGGCCCTGGTGCTGCTGATGTCCTACTTCCAGTTCGGCGTCTTCTCAAGGAGGGTCAGCTATGACGCATAG
- the ppk1 gene encoding polyphosphate kinase 1 produces the protein MEQDAAAAKAAGLHKQGYTQNRELSWLKFNKRVLEEGMDETVPLLERLKFISIFTSNLDEFFMIRVGSLHDMLGMKEPAVDNRSGMTAEQQLEAIYKEVRPLYKEKEKAYEEVEGQLRLHGIFRLKIKELTPSEKKYVKQYFENAVLPILSPQIVDSHHPFPHLANEVMHVGAMIKIEDKTLFSVIPIPTALPDLIFLPGNEVRYVGMEDIVLEYYETVFSMYKIGEKTVFRVTRNGDINADDEAFDIENDFRKKMKKLLQQRKRLEAVRLELGRAVGGSLIPFLASKLDLQKNQVFITSAPLSLPYAFSLESKVAMAAKRTLSYRPFEPQPCPRVRMDESLISQYQKKDLLLSYPFEKMSPYLRLIKEAAYDPHVISIKITIYRLARQAKLVEYLCAAAENGKDVTAMIELRARFDEQNNIDWSQRLEEAGCQVIYGLEGYKVHSKITLITIREKGDVKYITQVGTGNYNEKTAKSYTDLCLITTNQEIGLDATEFFKNMSIGNLMGSYKHLIVAPVGLKSTLLNLIDEEIAKRENGRIMIKINSITDIDIIERLKLASCQQVKIRMIVRGICCLVPGVKDKTENIEIHSIVGRYLEHSRIYCFGSGSEEKLFISSADFMTRNTERRVEVACPIYDEQVKAQLHHILDTCFADNVKARKLGNDGQLHKIKDDNPMVDSQNTFMTEALNAATQISPKRKKGNFLSRLFKRKQSFH, from the coding sequence ATGGAACAGGATGCTGCAGCTGCAAAGGCAGCAGGACTTCACAAGCAGGGTTACACGCAGAACAGGGAACTGTCGTGGTTGAAGTTCAATAAGAGAGTACTGGAAGAAGGTATGGATGAGACAGTCCCTTTGCTGGAACGTCTCAAATTCATCTCAATCTTCACAAGCAACCTTGATGAATTCTTCATGATAAGAGTCGGCTCGCTCCATGACATGCTCGGCATGAAGGAACCGGCTGTTGACAACCGTTCCGGCATGACAGCCGAGCAACAACTTGAAGCTATCTATAAGGAAGTCCGCCCCCTCTACAAGGAAAAGGAAAAGGCCTATGAGGAAGTAGAGGGCCAGCTGAGGCTCCATGGCATCTTCAGACTGAAAATCAAAGAACTGACACCTTCTGAAAAAAAATACGTAAAACAATATTTTGAAAATGCAGTCTTACCTATTCTTTCTCCGCAGATAGTGGATTCACACCATCCGTTCCCTCATCTTGCCAATGAAGTCATGCACGTAGGTGCCATGATAAAGATAGAAGACAAGACATTGTTTTCAGTTATCCCGATTCCAACTGCATTGCCGGATCTTATCTTCCTTCCAGGAAACGAAGTACGTTATGTAGGTATGGAAGACATTGTACTGGAATACTATGAAACTGTCTTCAGCATGTACAAGATAGGAGAAAAAACCGTTTTCAGGGTTACCAGAAACGGAGATATCAACGCCGACGACGAAGCCTTTGACATTGAGAATGACTTCAGAAAAAAAATGAAGAAATTGCTTCAGCAACGAAAAAGACTTGAAGCCGTACGACTGGAATTGGGCAGAGCCGTAGGTGGTAGCCTTATTCCTTTCCTTGCTTCAAAGCTTGATCTTCAGAAAAACCAAGTATTCATCACCAGCGCACCGCTTTCCCTTCCCTACGCTTTTTCCCTTGAATCAAAAGTTGCCATGGCGGCAAAGCGGACTCTTTCCTACAGGCCTTTCGAACCGCAGCCATGCCCTCGGGTCAGGATGGATGAGAGCCTTATCTCACAATACCAAAAGAAAGATTTGCTGCTTTCGTATCCATTTGAAAAGATGAGCCCTTACCTAAGGCTGATCAAAGAAGCCGCATATGATCCGCATGTCATTTCCATCAAGATTACCATCTACCGCCTTGCACGGCAGGCAAAGCTGGTGGAATATCTCTGTGCCGCAGCCGAAAACGGAAAGGACGTAACCGCAATGATTGAATTGCGGGCACGATTCGATGAACAGAACAACATCGACTGGTCCCAGAGGCTGGAAGAAGCCGGTTGTCAGGTCATCTATGGCCTTGAAGGCTATAAGGTACATTCAAAGATTACCTTGATTACCATACGGGAAAAGGGCGATGTGAAGTATATTACACAGGTCGGTACAGGAAACTACAACGAAAAAACGGCAAAGTCATATACTGATCTCTGCCTCATCACCACAAATCAGGAAATTGGCTTGGATGCCACTGAATTCTTCAAGAATATGTCAATCGGCAATCTTATGGGCAGCTACAAGCATCTGATCGTAGCCCCTGTCGGGCTTAAGTCAACTTTGCTCAATCTCATCGACGAAGAAATTGCAAAGCGGGAAAACGGCAGGATAATGATCAAGATCAACAGCATTACCGACATAGATATCATCGAACGCCTGAAACTGGCTTCCTGCCAGCAAGTCAAAATCCGTATGATCGTACGAGGCATCTGTTGTCTCGTACCCGGTGTCAAGGATAAGACCGAAAATATAGAAATCCATTCCATCGTCGGACGATATCTGGAACATTCCAGGATCTATTGTTTCGGGAGCGGCAGCGAGGAAAAACTTTTCATTTCTTCTGCGGACTTCATGACACGCAATACGGAACGAAGGGTGGAAGTTGCCTGTCCGATCTATGATGAACAGGTAAAAGCCCAACTCCACCATATCCTTGATACCTGCTTTGCGGACAATGTCAAGGCAAGAAAACTTGGAAATGACGGGCAACTGCACAAGATAAAGGATGACAACCCTATGGTTGACAGTCAGAATACTTTCATGACCGAAGCCTTGAACGCTGCAACACAGATTTCCCCAAAAAGGAAAAAAGGCAATTTCCTATCCCGCCTGTTCAAGCGAAAGCAAAGTTTTCATTGA
- a CDS encoding carbohydrate ABC transporter permease: MTHRKRLGQEDRPWVHVVLVAACFFVCFPMLFAIIKATQTREGVITPSLALGGHLIDNIRTVWTQYDLGMYMRNSFFISLWVTAGKIVLSLLAATAIVFYDFRGKKVVFGLIIVTLMFPTEILILGLFQLVSNKGAPTLAALLQWMFNPKEFFLAPTKYGFGWGDTKLGVIFPFLASATGVFLFRQQFLTIPRSLVDSARMDGANSLQFLARILVPMSLNTIGALTVIQFVYVWDQYIWPRVVIRQNANQVIQVGLNSIISAGDSIMWNHVMAGAVLAMVPPAAGLRTALQRLHERLRTLLKQVEKEKHNRIIHCARLCPS, encoded by the coding sequence ATGACGCATAGGAAACGCCTGGGGCAGGAGGACAGGCCGTGGGTGCACGTGGTGCTGGTCGCCGCATGCTTCTTCGTCTGCTTCCCCATGCTCTTCGCCATCATCAAGGCCACGCAGACCAGGGAGGGCGTCATCACCCCCTCGCTGGCGCTGGGCGGCCACCTCATCGACAACATACGCACCGTGTGGACCCAGTACGACCTGGGCATGTACATGCGCAACAGCTTCTTCATATCCCTGTGGGTCACGGCGGGCAAGATCGTCCTCTCCCTGCTGGCGGCCACCGCCATCGTCTTCTACGACTTCAGGGGCAAGAAGGTCGTCTTCGGCCTCATCATCGTCACCCTCATGTTCCCCACCGAGATCCTCATCCTGGGCCTCTTCCAGCTGGTGAGCAACAAGGGCGCCCCCACCCTGGCGGCACTGCTGCAGTGGATGTTCAACCCAAAGGAGTTCTTCCTCGCACCGACGAAGTACGGCTTCGGCTGGGGCGACACCAAGCTGGGCGTCATCTTCCCCTTCCTCGCCTCCGCCACCGGCGTCTTCCTCTTCAGGCAGCAGTTCCTCACCATCCCCAGGTCCCTGGTCGACTCGGCAAGGATGGACGGGGCAAACTCCCTCCAGTTCCTCGCCAGGATACTGGTGCCCATGAGCCTCAACACCATCGGCGCGCTCACCGTCATACAGTTCGTCTACGTCTGGGACCAGTACATCTGGCCCAGGGTCGTCATACGGCAGAACGCCAACCAGGTCATACAGGTCGGCCTCAACTCCATCATCAGCGCAGGCGACTCCATCATGTGGAACCATGTGATGGCCGGCGCCGTGCTGGCCATGGTCCCCCCCGCTGCTGGTCTTCGCACTGCTCTACAACGCCTTCATGAACGGCTACGCACTCTCCTCAAACAAGTAGAAAAAGAAAAACATAACCGTATCATACATTGCGCAAGGCTATGTCCATCCTGA
- a CDS encoding sugar ABC transporter permease, protein MSQSDHAVFKKGSVAWLYLLPTLLILLVFIYYPAMKTVVLAFYRSNFFLGTRKFIGWQNFRNLFTGVLAPGFLQSFAQTIIYSILVLAIGIVLSQFLAIQANKNIRGARIYRILLIWPFALSPAVAGTVYSFMFNPEVGIVNDVLSRLFGIKPLWLSDPKLTFAVTIGAAVWKNLGYNIVFYLAALQNISREPIEAAQIDGATGWKRFWHVLMPMLSPTTFFLAFTNLTYAFFDSFGIIDVMTKGAPVGTGAFGNVGVTTTLMYKVYIDGFGGSSDMGFAAAEGVILMALVLLMSYFQFGVFSRRVSYDA, encoded by the coding sequence ATGTCGCAGTCTGACCATGCGGTCTTCAAGAAGGGCTCGGTGGCGTGGCTCTACCTGCTGCCCACCCTGCTCATCCTGCTGGTGTTCATCTACTACCCGGCCATGAAGACGGTCGTGCTCGCCTTCTACAGGAGCAACTTCTTCCTGGGCACCAGGAAGTTCATCGGCTGGCAGAACTTCAGGAACCTGTTCACCGGCGTGCTGGCCCCCGGCTTCCTGCAGAGCTTCGCGCAGACCATCATCTACAGCATCCTGGTGCTGGCCATCGGCATCGTCCTGTCCCAGTTCCTGGCCATCCAGGCCAACAAGAACATCCGCGGGGCGAGGATCTACCGCATCCTGCTCATCTGGCCCTTCGCCCTTTCTCCTGCGGTGGCAGGCACCGTCTACAGCTTCATGTTCAACCCGGAGGTGGGCATCGTCAACGACGTGCTCTCCCGCCTGTTCGGCATAAAGCCGCTGTGGCTCAGCGACCCCAAGCTCACCTTCGCCGTGACCATAGGCGCCGCCGTGTGGAAGAACCTGGGCTACAACATCGTCTTCTACCTGGCAGCCCTGCAGAACATATCCAGGGAACCCATCGAGGCCGCACAGATCGACGGGGCCACCGGATGGAAGAGGTTCTGGCACGTGCTCATGCCCATGCTCAGCCCCACCACCTTCTTCCTGGCCTTCACCAACCTCACCTACGCCTTCTTCGACTCCTTCGGCATCATCGACGTGATGACCAAGGGTGCGCCGGTGGGCACCGGCGCCTTCGGCAACGTGGGCGTGACCACCACGCTGATGTACAAGGTCTACATCGACGGATTCGGGGGCAGCAGCGACATGGGCTTCGCCGCAGCCGAGGGCGTCATCCTCATGGCCCTGGTGCTGCTGATGTCCTACTTCCAGTTCGGCGTCTTCTCAAGGAGGGTCAGCTATGACGCATAG
- a CDS encoding ABC transporter substrate-binding protein: MKKITLVVLCAVLGAASVFANGSQETAPATAGQGEGPVRITFWHTFGDAKRRGWIQDVVKQFNASQDKYVVSEETKGSYRDTLQAALLAYKQGTAPSLVHIAEAGSQLAYDTGMFTPVGDIGTFDTSDYIQPVLNYYTIGGKVNSIPFNSSSPVLYINTDMLVAAGYPADYVPKTFGDVLAALSAARKKGVRDANFSVSLNGWFFEQWMSEQDACIFNNGNGRDARATQTMLDSPEALKIARFYADLRDRGFYTYTGKFEDWDGSDAIFTGGKAMFHITSTADIVNITNAIGTKFRLNVGMIPIPDGTGRNGTVIGGGSLWVTKNDDARVLQGARDFALYLTGTDNMVAWHKLTGYYPVRKSSIDKLKAEGWFDSNAKQLVAFNQLLQTKVNAASAGGLAGSVYDNRTIVEQALQKILNGTDPQQAMAEAKKLSDAKLAEYNANIQ; encoded by the coding sequence ATGAAGAAAATCACTCTGGTGGTTCTCTGTGCGGTTTTAGGTGCGGCATCTGTATTTGCCAACGGGTCGCAGGAGACAGCCCCTGCCACCGCAGGCCAGGGGGAAGGCCCCGTCAGGATAACCTTCTGGCACACCTTCGGCGACGCCAAGAGGCGCGGCTGGATACAGGACGTGGTGAAGCAGTTCAACGCCAGCCAGGACAAGTACGTCGTCAGCGAGGAGACCAAGGGCTCCTACCGCGACACCCTCCAGGCGGCGCTGCTGGCCTACAAGCAGGGCACCGCCCCCAGCCTGGTGCACATCGCCGAGGCCGGCTCCCAGCTCGCCTATGACACCGGCATGTTCACCCCCGTGGGCGACATCGGCACCTTCGACACCAGCGACTACATCCAGCCCGTGCTCAACTACTACACCATCGGCGGGAAGGTGAACTCCATACCGTTCAACAGCTCCTCCCCCGTGCTCTACATCAACACCGACATGCTCGTGGCCGCAGGCTACCCTGCCGACTACGTGCCCAAGACCTTCGGCGACGTGCTCGCCGCACTCTCAGCGGCAAGGAAGAAGGGCGTCAGGGACGCCAACTTCTCCGTCAGCCTCAACGGCTGGTTCTTCGAGCAGTGGATGAGCGAGCAGGACGCCTGCATCTTCAACAACGGCAACGGCCGCGACGCCCGCGCCACACAGACGATGCTCGACTCCCCCGAGGCCCTGAAGATCGCACGGTTCTACGCCGACCTTCGTGACAGGGGCTTCTACACCTATACCGGCAAGTTCGAGGACTGGGACGGCAGCGACGCCATATTCACCGGCGGCAAGGCCATGTTCCACATCACCTCCACCGCCGACATCGTCAACATCACCAACGCCATCGGCACCAAGTTCAGGCTGAACGTGGGCATGATCCCCATCCCCGACGGCACCGGCAGGAACGGCACGGTCATCGGCGGCGGCTCGCTGTGGGTCACCAAGAACGATGACGCGAGGGTACTGCAGGGAGCCAGGGACTTCGCCCTGTACCTGACCGGCACCGACAACATGGTGGCCTGGCACAAGCTCACCGGCTACTACCCGGTGCGCAAGTCCTCCATCGACAAGCTGAAGGCCGAAGGCTGGTTCGACAGCAACGCGAAGCAGCTTGTCGCCTTCAACCAGCTGCTGCAGACCAAGGTCAACGCGGCAAGCGCCGGCGGGCTTGCCGGCTCCGTGTATGACAACAGGACCATCGTCGAGCAGGCGCTGCAGAAGATCCTCAACGGCACCGACCCCCAGCAGGCCATGGCCGAGGCCAAGAAGCTCAGCGACGCCAAGCTGGCAGAGTACAATGCCAACATACAGTAG
- a CDS encoding IS110 family transposase — MANGMEEGTERLDVGVDLHKTQVTVCVLADGDEERPVEEKAYVTRGHDGLGQLAARLHGLQEAYGCPVRLAVETTGNARYFKNRFEKEGFAVTVVNTNRFKVISESTSKNDRNDARTLAYYLYKDMLPQSHLCDQQSEEARRLLKARSILVSTQVKVKNQVHGMMLGYGVDTRHSQLQSKRKRQGLLKDLEDHGFTQTAAASLKLLFGIIDDLAEQIKAVEKQLAETAGENEDVALLRTVPGIGAVTAMTIAAYAGDLQGRFGGDFRKFASYAGLVPSVHNSNDTVLLGRITKHGPQMLRTALVQATMGMLRLSKKTGSWRLMVAYRRMKETKGSGKSIIATTRKLARVIFAILNSRRPFDESLMVREVGGSLSAEEVIGA, encoded by the coding sequence ATGGCAAACGGCATGGAAGAAGGGACGGAGAGGCTGGACGTAGGCGTGGACCTGCACAAGACGCAGGTGACGGTATGCGTCCTTGCGGACGGAGACGAGGAAAGGCCCGTGGAGGAGAAGGCATACGTCACCAGGGGACATGACGGGCTGGGACAGCTGGCAGCGAGGCTGCATGGCCTGCAGGAGGCATACGGCTGCCCGGTACGGCTTGCCGTGGAGACGACGGGCAACGCCCGGTACTTCAAGAACAGGTTCGAGAAGGAAGGCTTTGCCGTGACGGTGGTGAACACGAACAGGTTCAAGGTCATCAGCGAGAGCACGAGCAAGAACGACAGGAACGACGCGAGGACGCTGGCCTACTACCTGTACAAGGACATGCTCCCGCAGAGCCACCTGTGCGACCAGCAGAGCGAGGAGGCCAGGCGGCTGCTGAAGGCCAGGAGCATCCTGGTGAGCACGCAGGTGAAGGTGAAGAACCAGGTCCACGGGATGATGCTCGGCTACGGGGTCGACACGAGGCACAGCCAGCTGCAGAGCAAGAGGAAGCGGCAGGGACTGCTGAAAGATCTCGAAGACCATGGATTCACGCAGACCGCCGCCGCTTCGCTCAAGCTTCTGTTCGGCATTATAGACGACCTGGCGGAGCAAATCAAGGCAGTGGAGAAGCAGCTGGCCGAGACGGCCGGGGAGAACGAGGACGTGGCGCTGCTCAGGACGGTGCCGGGGATCGGCGCGGTCACGGCGATGACGATCGCGGCCTATGCAGGGGACCTGCAGGGACGGTTCGGGGGAGACTTCAGGAAGTTTGCCTCGTATGCGGGGCTGGTGCCGTCGGTACACAACTCGAACGACACGGTCCTGCTGGGGAGGATAACGAAGCACGGGCCGCAGATGCTGCGCACGGCGCTGGTGCAGGCGACGATGGGGATGCTGCGGCTGTCCAAGAAGACGGGCAGCTGGCGGCTGATGGTGGCTTACCGAAGGATGAAGGAGACGAAGGGGTCGGGGAAGTCCATCATAGCCACGACGCGTAAGCTGGCGAGGGTCATCTTTGCGATCCTGAACAGCAGGAGGCCGTTCGACGAATCCCTGATGGTAAGGGAAGTCGGGGGATCACTGAGTGCGGAGGAGGTCATAGGGGCCTAA
- a CDS encoding DNA-binding response regulator, producing the protein MGYKNAVSVFPTILLVEIQKYIDGEYVYIPRKAENKKEWGEVKNSKKYIQERNKMIFSQYQNGISVEDIASCNYLSPKTIYSILAKMKKQC; encoded by the coding sequence ATGGGCTATAAGAACGCAGTCAGTGTATTTCCGACAATACTGCTAGTAGAAATACAAAAATATATTGATGGAGAGTATGTATATATTCCCCGAAAAGCAGAGAATAAAAAAGAATGGGGTGAAGTAAAAAACAGCAAGAAATATATCCAGGAACGTAACAAGATGATTTTTTCCCAGTATCAGAACGGTATTTCGGTTGAGGATATAGCAAGTTGTAATTACTTGTCACCCAAAACGATTTACAGCATATTGGCTAAGATGAAGAAACAATGCTGA